In Fibrobacter sp., one DNA window encodes the following:
- a CDS encoding thiamine diphosphokinase codes for MNACIFANGELDFQHILAYNTGDCISCNCIIAADGGARHCCKLGIKPDLIIGDMDSIDSLTELTFAGITKISLPREKNLTDTECAIKEALKRKYSQVTILGGIGGRIDHTIGNIVLVVKYAGKVALVTKDGLLIGLSSSHACKLNGPVGSIVSMVPWGEVAKVQTSGLKYPINNEVLKIGSRGISNEISGSPSSIYVSSGTILLFIEKSIRFCFNHHDTRCSNSKGNEHG; via the coding sequence ATGAATGCATGCATTTTTGCCAACGGTGAACTCGATTTTCAGCATATTCTAGCTTACAATACAGGTGATTGCATATCATGTAACTGTATTATTGCAGCCGATGGTGGTGCCAGGCATTGTTGTAAACTTGGTATCAAGCCGGATCTTATAATAGGTGACATGGACTCTATCGATTCTTTGACAGAACTGACATTTGCTGGAATCACTAAAATTTCATTACCACGAGAAAAAAATTTAACAGACACTGAATGTGCCATCAAAGAAGCATTGAAACGCAAGTATTCTCAGGTGACAATTTTGGGTGGCATTGGTGGAAGGATTGACCACACCATTGGCAATATAGTCCTTGTCGTAAAGTATGCCGGAAAAGTCGCTCTTGTAACGAAAGATGGATTATTGATCGGGCTTAGCTCATCGCATGCGTGCAAATTGAACGGTCCTGTAGGTTCGATTGTTTCAATGGTTCCATGGGGAGAAGTTGCAAAAGTTCAGACTAGTGGCTTGAAATATCCGATAAATAATGAAGTTCTCAAAATCGGATCCAGAGGCATAAGCAACGAAATTTCTGGGAGCCCATCGTCAATTTATGTTTCTAGTGGAACAATACTTCTCTTTATTGAGAAAAGCATTCGATTTTGTTTTAATCATCATGACACACGCTGTTCAAATTCTAAAGGGAATGAGCATGGATGA
- a CDS encoding ZIP family metal transporter: MKIFFLILMFVLIGSVVSVLFASVFLLVSSAIRQKIIPALVSYAAGTLLGAAFISMLPKAITLSASPANVMTTLLTGIVVFFVLEKFVLWRHCHKPDCEVHNAAGPIILFGDALHNFIDGIVIANTFIVSIPAGIAASIAVIAHEVPQEIGDFALLINYGYTRRKAFIYNLISSATAILGAVVGFFALKSFQSFVPYVLTFSAASFVYIALADILPGLNRKSDFISSAIQFTLMFVGIATIILIKSVSH, translated from the coding sequence ATGAAAATTTTTTTTCTAATCCTGATGTTCGTTTTAATTGGAAGCGTTGTATCAGTTTTATTTGCTTCTGTTTTCCTGCTTGTTTCTTCCGCGATTCGGCAGAAGATCATTCCTGCTCTTGTCAGCTATGCCGCAGGGACACTTCTTGGTGCTGCTTTTATCAGCATGCTTCCGAAAGCCATTACATTGAGTGCTTCCCCCGCCAATGTTATGACAACTTTATTGACTGGCATTGTTGTTTTTTTCGTACTCGAAAAGTTTGTTTTATGGCGTCACTGTCACAAGCCTGATTGCGAAGTACATAATGCAGCCGGACCAATTATTCTCTTTGGAGATGCGTTGCATAATTTCATTGATGGAATTGTAATTGCCAATACATTCATTGTTTCAATTCCGGCAGGAATAGCCGCATCAATAGCCGTAATTGCCCACGAAGTACCACAGGAAATTGGTGATTTTGCGTTGCTGATAAATTACGGGTATACCCGAAGAAAAGCATTTATTTACAATTTAATATCAAGCGCAACGGCCATTCTTGGTGCGGTTGTCGGTTTTTTTGCACTGAAATCCTTTCAGAGCTTTGTACCTTATGTACTTACCTTTTCGGCTGCAAGCTTCGTGTACATCGCATTGGCAGACATACTGCCTGGTTTAAACAGAAAATCCGATTTCATTTCGAGTGCTATTCAGTTTACTCTGATGTTTGTCGGTATAGCAACAATAATTCTCATTAAAAGTGTGAGCCATTGA
- a CDS encoding class I SAM-dependent methyltransferase, giving the protein MMKGQSRFDFNQAAAVYDEWFTTSMGRYYDLVEKRAINRVLKNISGKKLLEIGCGTGHWSKYFSAHGFSVVGVDISFEMLKRTLRKRIPKAEFVQCDACHLSLRDNMFDIAVLITTIEFIEMPHIAIKEAVRCLKKPGGCLMVCTLNAESKLNKRRLAKNEVPYHKASMLSTKNLKYLLTPYGKPTIYTCAFSFNPTRPIPVIDPIFDSVAKTFKLQSGDIIIGEVKL; this is encoded by the coding sequence TTGATGAAAGGTCAATCGCGATTTGATTTCAATCAGGCTGCAGCCGTTTATGATGAATGGTTTACAACCTCAATGGGCAGATACTACGATCTTGTGGAGAAAAGAGCGATAAACCGAGTCTTGAAAAACATATCAGGGAAAAAGCTGTTGGAAATAGGATGCGGAACAGGGCACTGGAGCAAATACTTTTCTGCACATGGATTTTCTGTTGTTGGTGTAGATATTTCATTTGAAATGCTGAAGAGAACTTTGCGTAAAAGAATTCCAAAAGCTGAATTTGTTCAATGTGATGCTTGTCATTTATCGCTGCGCGATAATATGTTCGATATCGCAGTTTTGATCACAACCATAGAGTTTATTGAAATGCCACATATTGCAATCAAGGAAGCTGTTCGATGCTTAAAAAAGCCGGGAGGTTGTCTGATGGTTTGTACATTGAATGCCGAATCCAAACTTAATAAGCGAAGGTTAGCAAAGAACGAAGTCCCATACCATAAAGCCTCCATGTTATCCACAAAAAATCTTAAGTATCTTCTTACACCTTATGGGAAACCGACGATATACACCTGTGCTTTCTCATTTAATCCCACCAGGCCGATCCCGGTTATTGACCCGATTTTTGACTCAGTCGCAAAAACATTCAAACTGCAATCTGGCGATATTATAATAGGAGAGGTTAAACTATGA